One region of Candidatus Dadabacteria bacterium genomic DNA includes:
- a CDS encoding sugar kinase, translating into MSIVVVGSVGIDTIETPFGREEDVLGGSACYFSLAARNFTDVHMVSSVGEDFPPAYSELLRSRGIDTEGIAISAGETFRWEGRYDYDMKDPETVSVILGVLGSFDPVVPKKSRDADYLFLANTDPEIQIKVLEQVTSPRVVACDTMNFWIDNKLEELKALLGRVNILIINDSEARQLSEEPLMARAARKIMDMGPEFLIVKRGEYGALLFSREDLFFAPSYMLEQVLDPTGAGDTFAGGFMGYVASRDGDLDFAGFKKAVAYGSVLASFTVEDFSVRRLGSLEKEEIEQRYVEFLRLSTM; encoded by the coding sequence ATGAGCATTGTAGTCGTAGGATCAGTAGGTATTGACACCATAGAAACCCCTTTCGGAAGAGAAGAGGACGTTCTTGGGGGATCCGCTTGTTATTTCTCTCTGGCGGCCCGTAATTTTACGGATGTTCATATGGTTTCCTCCGTCGGAGAAGACTTTCCTCCAGCCTATTCCGAACTGCTTCGCTCAAGGGGCATTGATACGGAGGGAATAGCGATCAGTGCCGGAGAAACCTTCAGATGGGAAGGCAGATACGACTATGACATGAAGGATCCCGAAACTGTCTCCGTCATCCTTGGCGTTCTGGGATCATTTGACCCCGTGGTTCCCAAAAAATCCAGAGATGCAGACTATCTTTTCTTAGCCAACACGGACCCTGAAATCCAGATCAAGGTCCTCGAGCAGGTAACCTCACCCCGAGTTGTGGCCTGCGACACCATGAACTTCTGGATAGATAACAAACTGGAGGAACTAAAGGCACTCCTCGGCAGAGTCAACATTCTCATAATAAACGATTCCGAGGCAAGACAGCTATCCGAAGAACCATTGATGGCCAGAGCGGCAAGAAAGATAATGGACATGGGACCGGAGTTTCTGATTGTGAAAAGGGGGGAATACGGAGCCTTGCTTTTTTCTCGGGAAGACCTGTTTTTTGCCCCAAGCTACATGCTTGAGCAAGTGCTTGACCCGACGGGAGCGGGAGACACTTTTGCCGGAGGATTCATGGGCTACGTTGCGTCCCGGGATGGAGACCTTGACTTCGCCGGTTTTAAAAAAGCAGTGGCCTACGGAAGTGTGCTGGCTTCATTTACGGTTGAGGATTTCAGCGTAAGGCGTCTCGGTTCGCTTGAGAAAGAGGAAATAGAGCAAAGATACGTAGAGTTTCTTAGACTCTCGACCATGTAG
- a CDS encoding DUF1844 domain-containing protein — protein sequence MDFSGFILSLNASALIHLGEIPDPHSKKREVNIPAAKHTITILEILAEKTEGNLTEEEKQLLDDMIYNIRMKYVKSLS from the coding sequence ATGGATTTTTCGGGGTTTATTCTTTCGTTAAACGCCTCGGCCCTTATTCACTTGGGAGAAATTCCCGATCCACACTCAAAAAAAAGAGAAGTTAATATTCCCGCAGCCAAGCACACCATAACCATACTCGAGATACTCGCGGAAAAAACCGAGGGGAATCTTACAGAAGAGGAAAAGCAGCTTCTCGACGACATGATTTACAACATCCGCATGAAGTACGTAAAGTCCCTAAGCTGA
- a CDS encoding DnaJ domain-containing protein: protein MNGEKDLYAVLGVSRNATQDQIKKAYRDLARKHHPDMNQGDKKSEEKFKEIQHAYETLSDPEKKKTYDMFGTTGFGGQNPGAGGSYRQYSRGFPGIDEIFKDIFSQGGGAYGMGGAGGSFGDIFDLGGMRQQPRRPKNIQHSVTLDFETAVKGGEKELLMKSPEGETKKITVKIPAGVRTGSKVRLPGKGEQLNSMAGDLILEIKVLSHPIFKRENDDIYIDLPLTVYEAALGTLIDVPTIESPVKLTIPPGVGSGTKMRLREKGVKNPKTAKRGDQFVVIQIAMPQKSDKNIEDLMSEIKEKYPYDPRKKLRQYL from the coding sequence ATGAATGGGGAAAAGGACCTTTACGCAGTACTCGGCGTATCACGAAACGCGACACAGGACCAGATAAAAAAAGCGTATCGAGACCTCGCTAGAAAACATCACCCTGATATGAACCAGGGAGATAAAAAATCCGAGGAAAAATTCAAGGAAATCCAGCACGCTTACGAGACTCTCTCTGACCCGGAGAAGAAAAAAACCTATGATATGTTCGGAACAACAGGTTTCGGCGGACAGAACCCGGGTGCCGGCGGGAGTTATAGGCAGTATTCACGGGGTTTTCCAGGCATAGACGAGATTTTCAAAGATATCTTTTCCCAAGGGGGCGGAGCCTATGGTATGGGTGGCGCCGGAGGAAGTTTCGGAGATATTTTCGATCTTGGTGGCATGCGGCAGCAGCCCAGAAGACCGAAAAACATCCAGCATTCCGTAACCCTTGATTTTGAAACCGCCGTAAAAGGAGGAGAAAAAGAACTTCTGATGAAATCCCCGGAGGGCGAGACGAAGAAAATAACAGTCAAGATTCCGGCAGGAGTGAGAACCGGATCCAAAGTAAGGCTGCCGGGTAAAGGCGAACAGCTAAATTCCATGGCCGGGGATCTCATACTCGAGATAAAGGTTTTATCCCACCCGATTTTTAAAAGGGAAAATGACGACATATATATTGATCTTCCGTTGACGGTTTATGAAGCCGCCCTGGGAACGCTGATTGACGTACCAACCATAGAAAGCCCGGTAAAACTTACGATCCCTCCCGGGGTCGGAAGCGGCACAAAGATGAGACTTAGAGAAAAGGGAGTGAAAAATCCCAAAACCGCCAAGAGGGGAGATCAGTTCGTAGTTATTCAGATAGCAATGCCGCAGAAATCCGATAAAAACATCGAAGACCTTATGAGCGAGATAAAAGAGAAATATCCCTACGACCCTAGAAAAAAGCTTCGCCAGTATCTATAA
- a CDS encoding Mrp/NBP35 family ATP-binding protein, translating to MELTRERIIKVLKGVNYPGFNRDIVSFGLVKDILVEGSKINLSIVLPKPDKKIQSAIEEEIRKAVFGIPGVEDLSMKIGSRPQKQIATDAGGEKSKLPDIKYYIAVASGKGGVGKSTIATNLSLAISKKREKVGLMDADIWGPSAPLMMGISEKPRATADDKIVPIEKFGLKVMSIGFLVNEEDAVIWRGPMVHGAIKQFIEDVEWSGTDYLVIDLPPGTGDAQLSLAQTAPISGGVIVTTPQDVALVDVRRGILMFNKLNIPILGIVENMSYLDMPDVDGKIDIFGRGGGRRMAERFEVPFLGEIPLDPRIRIGGDNGTPIVESDPQSAAGKAFFEIADRILESIEN from the coding sequence GTGGAACTAACCAGGGAACGGATAATAAAAGTTCTTAAGGGCGTTAACTATCCGGGGTTTAACCGGGACATAGTGTCTTTCGGTCTGGTAAAGGACATTCTTGTCGAAGGCTCGAAGATAAACCTCTCCATAGTACTTCCCAAGCCCGATAAGAAGATCCAGTCCGCGATTGAGGAAGAGATCCGAAAAGCAGTCTTCGGCATACCCGGAGTCGAGGACCTTTCGATGAAGATCGGTTCTCGGCCGCAGAAGCAGATAGCCACCGACGCGGGCGGTGAAAAAAGCAAACTTCCCGACATAAAGTACTATATAGCCGTCGCAAGCGGCAAGGGAGGAGTCGGCAAATCAACCATAGCGACAAATCTCTCCCTGGCAATTTCCAAAAAAAGGGAGAAAGTCGGGCTTATGGATGCCGACATCTGGGGACCCAGCGCTCCCCTGATGATGGGAATAAGCGAAAAACCCCGCGCGACTGCCGACGACAAAATAGTTCCGATAGAAAAATTCGGCCTCAAGGTAATGTCCATCGGGTTTCTCGTGAACGAGGAGGATGCCGTGATATGGAGAGGGCCCATGGTTCACGGAGCTATAAAGCAGTTTATTGAAGACGTAGAGTGGAGCGGAACTGATTACCTGGTAATTGACCTCCCCCCGGGTACCGGAGACGCCCAGCTTTCCCTGGCGCAGACAGCTCCAATAAGCGGAGGAGTGATAGTGACTACTCCGCAGGATGTGGCTCTCGTGGACGTGAGAAGGGGAATACTGATGTTTAACAAACTTAATATCCCCATTCTTGGCATAGTTGAGAACATGAGCTATCTCGATATGCCGGATGTAGACGGAAAAATTGACATATTCGGCAGGGGCGGAGGAAGACGGATGGCGGAGAGGTTCGAAGTTCCGTTTCTGGGAGAAATCCCACTTGACCCCAGGATAAGAATCGGCGGGGATAACGGGACCCCGATTGTGGAATCCGATCCGCAAAGCGCCGCGGGAAAAGCTTTTTTCGAGATCGCGGACAGAATACTCGAATCAATAGAGAACTGA
- a CDS encoding metal-sulfur cluster assembly factor, which translates to MKKIIQIDRGDSAKDKSTVSFTKFDKKEKSENRPEITEEIIYDALKEVHDPELPVSIVDLGLIYDTQISGRNVQVKMTLTTPGCAMGAHIAGQAEMALKNAGADNVLIEVIWDPPWNPDMISEEGKKKLGIT; encoded by the coding sequence ATGAAAAAAATAATTCAGATAGATAGAGGCGATTCCGCAAAGGATAAAAGCACCGTATCTTTTACCAAGTTCGACAAGAAAGAAAAGAGTGAAAATCGCCCGGAAATAACCGAAGAAATCATCTATGATGCTCTAAAAGAAGTGCACGATCCTGAACTTCCCGTGAGCATAGTGGATCTGGGTCTTATTTATGACACTCAGATTTCTGGGCGGAACGTTCAAGTTAAAATGACTCTCACCACTCCCGGATGCGCAATGGGGGCTCACATAGCCGGTCAGGCGGAGATGGCCCTGAAAAACGCGGGAGCCGATAATGTACTTATAGAGGTGATATGGGATCCCCCCTGGAACCCCGACATGATATCCGAAGAAGGAAAAAAGAAACTGGGTATCACTTAG
- the ispG gene encoding flavodoxin-dependent (E)-4-hydroxy-3-methylbut-2-enyl-diphosphate synthase, with protein sequence MRQSRQISIGNVKIGGGAPVSVQSMTITDTRDVASTVSQIKRLEDAGCDIVRVAVPDMDAARALGAIRKGIRIPLVSDIHFDYKLALESIKQGVDGMRINPGNIGAKYRIKAVVDACRERGIPIRIGVNSGSLQKDILRKHKHPTAEALVESALRHVHILEDLDFYEIKISVKSTDVRKMIAAYRMLAEKTEYALHLGVTEAGTPGMGTVKSSIGIGALLAEGIGDTIRVSLTGDPVEEIVVGMNILRSLGMRNNGIELISCPGCGRLEIDLEKLVSEVEQAVSGFDLPRPVKVALLGCVVNGPGEASEADIGIAGGKGKGMLYRDGKLIKSFKEADLVGELVKEIERNYVN encoded by the coding sequence ATGAGACAATCCCGGCAGATATCAATCGGCAACGTGAAAATAGGCGGGGGAGCTCCCGTATCGGTCCAGTCAATGACTATTACCGATACAAGAGATGTCGCGTCGACAGTTTCCCAGATAAAAAGACTTGAAGATGCGGGCTGTGACATTGTCAGGGTCGCTGTTCCGGACATGGATGCTGCAAGGGCTCTGGGAGCGATACGAAAGGGAATAAGAATTCCCCTGGTCTCAGACATACATTTTGACTACAAACTTGCCCTCGAATCAATAAAGCAGGGAGTTGACGGGATGAGAATAAATCCCGGAAACATCGGCGCCAAATACAGAATAAAAGCCGTGGTTGATGCCTGCAGAGAAAGGGGAATTCCCATAAGGATAGGAGTAAACTCAGGCTCTCTTCAAAAAGACATACTCAGAAAGCACAAGCATCCAACCGCGGAGGCCCTGGTCGAAAGCGCGCTGAGACACGTGCACATACTCGAGGACCTTGATTTTTACGAGATAAAGATTTCCGTTAAATCCACGGACGTGAGGAAAATGATCGCCGCATACAGAATGCTCGCTGAGAAAACCGAATACGCTCTCCATCTTGGAGTCACCGAGGCCGGAACCCCGGGGATGGGGACGGTGAAATCCTCCATAGGAATCGGAGCGCTTCTAGCTGAAGGGATAGGCGACACAATAAGGGTTTCTTTAACAGGAGATCCGGTGGAAGAGATTGTTGTCGGAATGAACATACTGAGATCCTTGGGAATGAGGAACAATGGAATCGAGCTTATCTCGTGCCCGGGGTGTGGGCGACTTGAAATAGATCTTGAAAAACTCGTTTCGGAAGTCGAGCAGGCCGTTTCCGGCTTTGATCTTCCGAGGCCGGTTAAGGTTGCCCTACTTGGATGTGTTGTTAACGGACCTGGCGAGGCTTCGGAAGCCGACATAGGAATAGCCGGGGGAAAGGGAAAGGGGATGCTTTATCGGGACGGAAAGCTGATAAAATCTTTCAAGGAAGCCGATCTGGTCGGAGAACTTGTCAAGGAAATAGAACGAAACTACGTCAACTGA